A DNA window from Actinokineospora baliensis contains the following coding sequences:
- a CDS encoding prenyltransferase/squalene oxidase repeat-containing protein translates to MASVITVALATSPVGAAAQAGATADDTAAGWLARQLINGEHVESVPTFPDFGLTADVVFALDAAGVATDASAKATAFLATPDNVLEYAGDGAAESYAGPLAKLALVAESRGLDPKSFGEVDLITELGELQAPSGRFTDASAQPDQSNAFSQALGILATHRAGGAPAKAVEFLAGTACQDGGFPIDFDEACVSDVDATAMAVQALAAAGSTDAANAGVTWLVGKQSAAGGFKANLPGSVDNANSTGLAAQALRVGAKTAEADKAVTFLTGLQQGCAAAEAVRGAIFYAAGQGENAVRATSQAIPGILGISYAKVSAVGASNALPTVDCTTPTTTTTTSSTIDPVVNPGGNGTNPVPQGGNSPALAATGTYRPSVTWLGVLLLLSGSALVVLARRRPSVR, encoded by the coding sequence TTGGCCAGTGTCATCACCGTCGCGCTCGCCACGAGCCCGGTTGGCGCCGCCGCGCAGGCGGGCGCCACGGCCGATGACACCGCCGCCGGGTGGTTAGCCCGCCAGCTCATCAACGGTGAACACGTCGAGAGCGTCCCGACCTTCCCCGACTTCGGTCTCACCGCCGATGTCGTGTTCGCCCTCGACGCGGCCGGTGTCGCCACCGACGCCTCGGCCAAGGCGACGGCCTTCCTGGCCACACCGGACAACGTCCTGGAGTACGCGGGGGACGGTGCCGCCGAGTCGTACGCGGGCCCGTTGGCGAAGTTGGCGCTGGTCGCCGAGTCCCGCGGGCTCGACCCGAAGTCCTTCGGCGAGGTCGACCTGATCACCGAGCTCGGCGAGCTGCAGGCGCCGTCGGGCCGGTTCACCGACGCTTCCGCCCAGCCGGACCAGTCGAACGCCTTCAGCCAGGCGCTCGGCATCCTCGCGACGCACCGCGCGGGCGGCGCGCCGGCCAAGGCGGTCGAGTTCCTCGCGGGCACGGCCTGCCAGGACGGCGGGTTCCCGATCGACTTCGACGAGGCCTGCGTGTCCGATGTGGATGCCACGGCGATGGCGGTGCAGGCGCTGGCCGCGGCGGGCAGCACCGACGCGGCGAACGCGGGCGTGACCTGGCTGGTGGGCAAGCAGTCCGCCGCGGGCGGGTTCAAGGCGAACCTGCCCGGCTCGGTGGACAACGCCAACTCCACCGGGTTGGCCGCGCAGGCCCTGCGCGTGGGCGCCAAGACCGCGGAGGCCGACAAGGCCGTCACGTTCCTGACCGGGCTCCAGCAGGGCTGCGCCGCCGCGGAAGCCGTGCGGGGCGCCATCTTCTACGCGGCGGGCCAGGGCGAGAACGCGGTTCGCGCCACCAGCCAGGCCATCCCCGGCATCCTGGGGATCAGCTACGCCAAGGTGAGCGCGGTCGGCGCGAGCAACGCCCTGCCCACTGTGGACTGCACCACCCCGACCACCACCACGACGACGTCGAGCACGATCGACCCGGTGGTCAACCCCGGCGGGAACGGCACCAACCCGGTTCCGCAGGGTGGCAACTCGCCCGCGCTCGCCGCGACCGGCACCTACCGTCCTTCTGTTACGTGGCTCGGCGTTCTGTTGCTGTTGAGCGGTAGCGCGCTCGTCGTGCTCGCTCGCCGCCGTCCGTCCGTGCGCTAA
- a CDS encoding fused response regulator/phosphatase, which produces MTGAGYDQDAPARILVVDDTEASRYITGGWLRRNGHEVIEADTGAGALASVRSTPVDLVILDVNLPDMSGFEVCEAIKSDPATAALPVVHVSASMIEASDRAAGLTRGADAYLSEPVDPGELLATVKAALRYYRARAAAERLAARLSRLTAVNLGINAARTFPALVTAAAQGAAAVLDCAATVLVRLRDGGEMWGSTEGTAEPVVLSTTHPLRDLADEALPEDTTSALRTLPDGRTCVVLARIRSDHPVTCVALPASAVVAQEDRDLLVQIGLTTAVAAEGLRAFTDEHDIALALQRSLLPSRLPHRSGIRMAARYVPASTVAQVGGDFYEVTELGDQILVAIGDVTGHSIEAATIMGEVRHALRAYAIEGHPPALIVDRLNAMLRRFHPEGLTTLCVMLLDPLAGKASIANAGHIPPLVIDADGARYLRLPGALLGVRTPRPPATEIDFPAGTTIVLMTDGLIERRTAALDADMEHLRASMRADEDPESTCERLLGTYGRNKDDDIALLVLRRD; this is translated from the coding sequence GTGACCGGGGCGGGCTACGACCAGGACGCACCGGCCCGCATCCTCGTCGTCGACGACACCGAGGCCAGCCGCTACATCACCGGTGGCTGGCTGCGCCGCAACGGCCACGAGGTCATCGAGGCCGACACCGGGGCTGGCGCGTTGGCCTCGGTCCGGTCCACCCCGGTCGACCTGGTGATCCTGGACGTGAACCTGCCGGACATGAGCGGGTTCGAGGTGTGCGAGGCGATCAAGAGCGACCCGGCGACCGCGGCGCTGCCGGTGGTGCACGTCTCGGCGAGCATGATCGAGGCGAGCGACCGGGCCGCGGGCCTGACCAGGGGCGCGGATGCGTACCTGAGCGAGCCGGTCGACCCGGGGGAGTTGCTGGCCACGGTGAAGGCGGCGCTGCGCTACTACCGGGCCAGGGCCGCGGCGGAGCGGTTGGCCGCCCGGCTGAGCAGGCTCACCGCGGTGAACCTGGGGATCAACGCCGCGCGCACCTTCCCCGCTCTCGTCACCGCCGCCGCACAGGGAGCCGCCGCCGTCCTCGACTGCGCGGCGACAGTCCTGGTGCGACTGCGCGACGGCGGGGAGATGTGGGGCAGCACCGAGGGCACGGCCGAGCCGGTGGTGCTGTCGACCACGCACCCGCTGCGGGACTTGGCCGATGAGGCCCTCCCGGAGGACACGACGTCCGCGCTGCGCACGCTGCCCGATGGCCGTACCTGTGTCGTCTTGGCGCGCATCCGCTCTGACCACCCCGTCACCTGCGTGGCGTTGCCCGCGTCGGCCGTTGTCGCGCAGGAGGACCGCGATCTCCTGGTCCAGATCGGACTCACGACCGCGGTCGCCGCTGAAGGGCTGCGGGCGTTCACGGACGAACACGACATCGCTCTGGCCCTGCAGCGAAGCCTGTTGCCGAGCCGGCTACCCCATCGCAGTGGGATACGCATGGCCGCGCGCTACGTCCCCGCCTCTACGGTCGCTCAAGTCGGTGGCGACTTCTATGAAGTGACGGAGTTGGGCGACCAGATTCTGGTGGCCATTGGCGATGTGACCGGTCATTCGATCGAAGCCGCCACCATCATGGGCGAGGTGCGGCACGCCCTGCGCGCGTACGCCATAGAGGGCCACCCGCCTGCTCTTATCGTTGATCGGCTCAACGCCATGCTCCGCCGGTTCCACCCGGAGGGGCTGACCACGTTGTGCGTGATGCTGCTGGATCCTCTGGCGGGTAAAGCCTCTATCGCGAACGCGGGTCACATCCCGCCGCTGGTCATCGACGCCGACGGTGCCCGCTACCTCCGTCTGCCGGGGGCACTGCTCGGCGTCCGGACGCCGCGGCCGCCCGCGACCGAGATCGATTTCCCAGCCGGGACGACGATCGTGCTGATGACCGACGGTCTGATCGAGCGCCGCACCGCCGCCCTGGACGCCGACATGGAGCACCTGCGCGCCTCGATGCGGGCGGACGAGGACCCGGAGTCCACCTGCGAGCGGCTGCTGGGCACCTACGGGCGGAACAAGGACGACGACATCGCCCTGCTGGTCCTGCGCCGCGACTGA
- a CDS encoding ATP-binding protein, translated as MNAELLALTLSGEQGVFLLRQRGREVARAIGMEAQDQIRVATALSDLGRLLLIGRAPLTVTFELDEGPPLSLAVRLRTALSTAPVSEPGWSTAQRLLDEVRVEEHRGGVAVLVRKALSASTAFPDKASAARLREELGSLQPGNAADELRAQNEELLLTLDSLERKQEELLRLNAELEETNRGVLALYGELTEELDETNRGVVALYAELDQKSIELKRASEAKNRFWSNVSHEVRTPVNSIVGLARLLLGPGADPLTDDQRRQLELISTSGGGLVTLVNDLLDVAKAESGRLEPRIGDVDLRLLFAQLRDGFLAATRAGEVALVVDEPPAAPPLRTDDMLLMHVLRNLVSNGLKFTERGEVRVTTAVDDDTWTFTVADTGIGIPADHLDKVFEEFHQVPNPLQARAVGTGLGLPYARGVAEVLGGSLDLRSTPGQGTLVTVRLPVDAVEAPARPRSVLLVTADDTLRARLSTAMDPLVGSVRQTADGAGAVLMATAEPPDLLVLDLAAPHAEDCLAGLRREPKLAATPVLALESAEYRDQSGLVVLRTSQLSTESVRDGIRRAMAADHER; from the coding sequence GTGAACGCCGAACTGCTGGCCCTAACGCTTTCCGGTGAGCAAGGCGTGTTCTTGCTGCGGCAGCGCGGACGCGAGGTCGCACGCGCTATAGGCATGGAAGCGCAAGACCAGATCCGCGTGGCCACGGCCCTGAGTGACCTCGGGCGGTTGCTGCTCATCGGGCGTGCCCCGCTCACCGTCACGTTCGAACTCGACGAAGGACCGCCGCTCTCGCTCGCGGTGCGGCTGCGAACCGCACTGTCCACCGCGCCGGTTTCCGAGCCCGGGTGGTCGACCGCGCAGCGGTTGCTCGACGAGGTGCGGGTCGAGGAACATCGGGGCGGCGTCGCTGTTCTTGTGCGTAAGGCGTTGTCGGCCAGCACTGCGTTCCCGGACAAGGCGTCCGCTGCTCGGCTGCGGGAAGAACTGGGCAGCCTCCAACCGGGCAACGCTGCCGATGAACTCCGAGCCCAGAACGAGGAACTGCTCCTTACGCTCGACAGCTTGGAACGCAAGCAAGAAGAACTGCTGCGCTTGAACGCTGAGCTCGAGGAGACCAACCGCGGCGTGCTGGCCCTCTATGGCGAGTTGACCGAGGAGTTGGACGAGACCAACCGCGGTGTTGTGGCCCTCTATGCGGAACTGGACCAGAAGAGCATCGAGCTCAAGAGGGCCAGCGAAGCCAAGAACCGGTTCTGGTCCAACGTCAGCCATGAAGTGCGCACCCCGGTCAACTCGATCGTCGGACTGGCCCGGCTACTCCTCGGTCCTGGCGCCGATCCCCTCACCGACGACCAGCGCAGGCAGTTGGAGCTGATCAGCACCTCTGGCGGCGGCTTGGTCACCCTGGTCAACGACCTGCTGGACGTGGCGAAAGCCGAGTCGGGCCGGTTGGAGCCGCGCATCGGCGACGTCGACCTCAGGCTGCTGTTCGCCCAACTCCGCGACGGGTTCCTCGCGGCCACCCGGGCGGGGGAGGTGGCGTTGGTGGTCGACGAGCCGCCCGCCGCGCCGCCACTGCGCACCGACGACATGCTGCTCATGCACGTCCTGCGCAACCTCGTCTCCAACGGGCTCAAGTTCACCGAGCGCGGGGAGGTCAGGGTCACCACCGCCGTCGACGACGACACGTGGACCTTCACCGTCGCCGACACCGGCATCGGCATCCCCGCCGACCACCTGGACAAGGTCTTCGAAGAGTTCCACCAGGTGCCCAACCCGCTGCAGGCCCGCGCGGTCGGCACCGGGCTCGGCCTGCCGTACGCGCGCGGCGTGGCCGAGGTGCTCGGCGGGTCACTCGATCTGCGGAGCACGCCTGGTCAGGGCACGCTTGTCACCGTGCGACTCCCTGTGGACGCGGTCGAGGCCCCCGCCCGACCCCGGTCGGTGCTCCTGGTCACCGCCGACGACACGCTGCGCGCCCGGCTGAGCACCGCGATGGACCCGCTGGTCGGTTCCGTGCGGCAGACCGCCGACGGGGCGGGCGCGGTCCTGATGGCGACCGCCGAGCCGCCGGACCTGCTGGTGCTCGACCTGGCCGCCCCGCACGCCGAGGACTGCCTCGCCGGGCTGCGCCGGGAACCGAAGCTGGCCGCCACCCCCGTGCTGGCCCTGGAGTCGGCCGAGTACCGGGACCAGAGCGGCCTCGTGGTGCTGCGCACGTCCCAGCTGAGCACCGAGTCGGTGCGCGACGGCATCCGTAGGGCCATGGCCGCGGACCACGAGCGGTGA